In Sodalis ligni, a single genomic region encodes these proteins:
- the yicI gene encoding alpha-xylosidase gives MKISDGNWLIQPGLQLTHPLRVFEARRQGRDLVVFAAPRDVSSRGDQLDIPLLTLHFFSPQTGVIGVRIEHFQGLPAQTPCYPLNKDDSTLTRIEDNAEYASLSSGDLSVRVSKGENWALDFLHDGRRITGSGARSGGYVQDEHKGKNYVFERLDLSVGETVYGLGERFGALVKNGQAIETWNRDGGTSTEQSYKNIPFYLTNRGYGVLVNHPECVSFEVASEKVSKVQFSVEGEYLEYLVIDGPTPKQVLDGYTRLTGRPALPPAWSFGLWLTTSFTTDYDEKTVNRFIDGMAERRLPLHVFHFDCFWMKAFQWCDFTWDPEVFPDPEGMLRRLKGRGLKICLWINPYIGQKSPLFKQGMEQGYLLKRPDGRVWQWDRWQPGQGIVDFTNPAACAWYTGHLRKLLEMGADCFKTDFGERIPTDVAWFNGADPQKMHNHYAYLYNKVVFQLLQESRGREDAVLFARSASVGAQQFPVHWGGDCYANYESMAESLRGGLSLGMSGFGFWSHDIGGFENTAPAHVYKRWCAFGLLSSHSRLHGSKSYRVPWVYDEEACDVLRHFTQWKCRLMPYIYQAAIQAAAAGTPMMRAMMLEFPDDPGCDYLDRQYMLGDALLVAPVFSEHGEVDVYLPPGRWTHLFSNKEAVGGWRKERHDFLSLPLYVRENTLLPLGQNDQKPDYDYTVEPAFHLFALGDGRQAVCRLSSCSAKTRFTLVAERRGQDISLRAEGEARGWTLCLRNIHRIASVSGGLVADDAQGIIITPDQGAEQLTIRLAE, from the coding sequence ATGAAAATAAGCGATGGCAACTGGCTGATACAGCCCGGTTTGCAGCTGACACATCCGCTGCGGGTATTCGAGGCCCGGCGGCAAGGCCGGGATCTGGTGGTATTCGCCGCGCCCCGGGACGTCAGCTCGCGGGGGGACCAATTGGATATCCCTCTGCTTACCCTGCATTTTTTCTCGCCGCAAACCGGCGTTATCGGCGTGCGCATTGAACATTTCCAGGGGCTTCCAGCCCAAACACCCTGTTATCCGTTAAACAAGGATGACTCCACCCTAACCCGCATCGAAGATAACGCGGAATATGCCTCTTTAAGCAGCGGCGACCTGTCGGTACGGGTGAGCAAAGGAGAAAACTGGGCCCTGGACTTTCTCCATGACGGCCGGCGCATCACCGGCAGCGGCGCCCGGTCCGGCGGCTATGTCCAGGACGAGCATAAGGGCAAAAATTACGTCTTCGAACGCTTGGATTTAAGCGTGGGGGAAACGGTGTACGGCCTCGGCGAACGCTTCGGGGCGCTGGTAAAAAACGGCCAGGCCATTGAGACCTGGAATCGGGACGGCGGTACCAGCACCGAACAATCCTACAAAAATATTCCTTTTTATCTCACCAACCGTGGCTATGGCGTGCTGGTAAATCATCCGGAGTGCGTCTCTTTCGAAGTGGCTTCGGAAAAAGTGTCCAAAGTACAGTTCAGCGTCGAAGGCGAGTATCTGGAATACCTGGTGATCGACGGTCCGACGCCCAAACAGGTGCTGGACGGCTACACCCGCCTTACAGGCAGGCCTGCCCTGCCGCCGGCCTGGTCTTTCGGCCTGTGGCTCACCACCTCCTTTACCACCGACTATGACGAAAAAACGGTGAACCGTTTTATCGACGGCATGGCGGAAAGGCGCCTGCCGCTGCATGTGTTTCATTTCGACTGTTTTTGGATGAAGGCGTTTCAGTGGTGCGATTTTACCTGGGACCCGGAAGTCTTTCCCGACCCGGAGGGCATGCTGCGACGACTCAAAGGGAGAGGACTCAAGATCTGTTTATGGATCAATCCCTATATCGGCCAGAAATCGCCGCTGTTCAAACAGGGCATGGAGCAGGGATATTTGCTCAAACGTCCCGACGGACGGGTCTGGCAATGGGATCGCTGGCAGCCGGGCCAAGGCATCGTGGATTTTACCAACCCGGCGGCCTGCGCCTGGTATACCGGCCACTTGCGAAAACTGCTGGAGATGGGGGCCGACTGTTTCAAGACCGACTTCGGCGAACGCATTCCCACCGATGTGGCCTGGTTTAACGGCGCCGATCCGCAGAAAATGCATAATCATTACGCTTATTTATACAATAAAGTGGTTTTTCAGCTCTTACAGGAAAGCCGCGGACGGGAGGATGCGGTGCTGTTTGCCCGTTCGGCTTCGGTTGGGGCGCAGCAGTTCCCGGTGCACTGGGGCGGCGACTGTTATGCGAATTATGAATCCATGGCGGAAAGCCTGCGCGGCGGCCTCTCCCTTGGCATGTCCGGCTTTGGTTTTTGGAGCCATGATATCGGCGGGTTTGAAAATACCGCTCCCGCCCACGTCTATAAACGCTGGTGCGCCTTTGGCCTGCTGTCCAGCCATAGCCGGCTGCACGGCAGCAAATCCTATCGCGTCCCCTGGGTCTACGACGAGGAGGCCTGCGACGTGCTGCGGCATTTTACCCAGTGGAAATGCCGCTTGATGCCTTATATTTACCAGGCGGCGATCCAGGCCGCCGCCGCCGGTACGCCGATGATGCGCGCCATGATGCTGGAATTTCCCGACGATCCCGGCTGCGATTATCTCGATCGTCAATATATGCTGGGGGATGCCCTGCTGGTGGCGCCGGTATTCAGCGAGCATGGCGAGGTTGATGTTTACCTGCCGCCGGGCCGCTGGACCCATCTGTTCAGCAATAAGGAGGCCGTCGGCGGCTGGCGTAAAGAGCGCCATGATTTTCTCAGCCTGCCGCTCTATGTACGGGAGAATACCCTGCTGCCGCTGGGGCAAAACGATCAAAAGCCGGATTATGATTATACCGTTGAGCCGGCGTTTCACCTGTTTGCCCTCGGGGACGGCCGGCAGGCGGTGTGCCGGCTTTCTTCCTGCTCGGCTAAAACGCGTTTCACCCTGGTGGCGGAGCGTCGCGGGCAGGATATTTCTCTGCGGGCCGAAGGGGAAGCCCGTGGTTGGACCCTGTGCCTGCGCAATATACACCGCATTGCGTCGGTAAGCGGCGGCCTGGTCGCGGACGACGCCCAGGGCATAATCATTACTCCGGACCAGGGCGCCGAGCAGCTGACGATCCGGCTGGCGGAATGA
- a CDS encoding efflux transporter outer membrane subunit, translating into MPDFACKPTARQAGALLKRALLPLALAGLSACAMLPVGPDYRPPASPLLHRAGGQPLLNAGDNSQSATADAQPLPDHWWRLYRDDRLDSLVRQALAHNTDLRIAQADLERELALLKEAGSARYPALSANAEPSFGHPSGVALLAPDYVPPNTWNYDSGLNLSYQVDLFGQIQRAIEAADADSQAARAALDLVKINVAANTARAYAEVCATGLQLQTARRSIDLQQQSATLTDRLLQAGRTGELDTLRARAQLQQLQAAIPPLQARQQNALFRLATLTGALAQDFPRDVADCVSPPQLTRLIPVGDGAALLRRRPDIRQNERRLAAATARVGVAMADLYPKITLGLAGSSAGYMKDIGGGDTYGWSLGPLISWTLPNTGAVQARIAQAQAGVQGDLARFDGSVLTAVGEVETALNNYARELDRHQALLAAAGETRQVAEKTRMLYASGKIGYLDVLDAERGMAASDAALAQSSGQLVDDQVLLFLALGGGWQDIPAAGAPTPAKSEKAGG; encoded by the coding sequence ATGCCGGATTTCGCCTGCAAGCCCACGGCCCGCCAAGCGGGCGCGTTATTAAAAAGAGCCCTCTTACCCTTGGCGCTGGCGGGATTGTCCGCCTGCGCCATGCTCCCGGTCGGGCCGGACTACCGTCCGCCCGCATCGCCGCTGCTTCATCGCGCCGGCGGCCAGCCCCTGCTGAACGCGGGGGACAATTCCCAGTCCGCTACGGCCGATGCGCAACCGCTGCCGGATCATTGGTGGCGGCTGTACCGGGATGACCGTCTGGACAGCCTGGTGCGCCAGGCGCTGGCGCATAATACCGATTTACGTATTGCACAGGCCGACCTGGAACGCGAGCTTGCACTGTTAAAAGAAGCCGGCAGCGCCCGCTACCCTGCCCTGTCGGCCAATGCCGAACCCAGCTTCGGCCACCCATCCGGCGTCGCGCTGCTGGCGCCGGATTATGTCCCGCCCAATACCTGGAACTATGACAGCGGCTTGAATCTCTCCTATCAGGTGGATTTATTCGGGCAGATACAACGGGCCATCGAAGCGGCCGATGCCGACAGCCAGGCGGCTCGGGCCGCCCTGGATCTGGTAAAAATCAACGTGGCCGCCAATACCGCCCGCGCTTACGCCGAAGTATGCGCCACCGGTTTACAGCTCCAGACCGCCCGCCGCTCCATCGACCTGCAACAGCAATCGGCGACCTTGACCGATCGACTGCTCCAGGCCGGACGCACCGGCGAACTGGATACCCTGCGGGCCAGGGCGCAATTGCAGCAGTTGCAAGCGGCGATACCGCCGCTACAGGCTAGACAGCAGAATGCCCTGTTCCGGCTGGCTACGCTCACCGGCGCCTTGGCGCAGGATTTCCCCCGGGATGTGGCGGATTGCGTTTCGCCGCCGCAGCTGACGCGGCTTATCCCGGTGGGAGACGGCGCGGCATTATTGCGCCGCCGTCCGGATATCCGCCAGAACGAACGCCGTCTGGCCGCGGCTACCGCCCGGGTCGGCGTGGCGATGGCCGATCTTTACCCGAAAATCACCTTGGGGTTGGCCGGCAGCTCCGCCGGCTATATGAAAGATATCGGCGGAGGCGACACCTACGGCTGGAGTCTAGGCCCGCTGATTTCGTGGACCCTGCCCAACACCGGCGCGGTTCAGGCGCGCATCGCCCAGGCACAGGCCGGAGTACAGGGAGATCTGGCGCGCTTTGACGGTTCCGTCCTGACGGCGGTGGGGGAAGTTGAAACGGCGCTGAACAATTACGCCCGCGAGCTGGACCGGCATCAGGCCCTGCTGGCGGCCGCAGGTGAAACCCGACAGGTGGCGGAAAAAACCCGCATGCTCTATGCCAGCGGCAAAATAGGCTATCTGGATGTACTGGACGCCGAACGGGGTATGGCCGCCAGCGATGCCGCCCTGGCGCAATCATCAGGCCAACTGGTGGACGATCAGGTGTTGCTGTTCCTGGCGCTGGGGGGAGGCTGGCAAGATATCCCCGCCGCCGGCGCGCCAACACCCGCCAAGAGTGAAAAAGCGGGGGGCTGA
- a CDS encoding 3-ketoacyl-ACP reductase produces the protein MNHAGPPVAFITGSTRGIGKSCAVALARAGFNVAINGRDNEEGRQRQQALVAELQQYGIDALACAGDVADLNSQQSMIDAIVHRWGRLDCLVNNAGTAALRRGDLLDVTLESYDHCQNINSRAMFFLCQKAARQMLSQGGLNAAYRCIINITSCSAHILSISRGEYCVSKAAASMVTQLFALRLADEGIGVYEIRPGIIETDMTQGVKPKYDQLIADGLVPMRRWGQPEDIARVIQSIAAGQLPFTVGQVIDVDGGLGKPHF, from the coding sequence ATGAACCATGCCGGTCCACCGGTCGCCTTTATCACCGGGTCTACCCGGGGGATAGGGAAAAGCTGCGCCGTCGCCCTGGCGCGGGCCGGTTTTAACGTGGCGATAAACGGCCGCGATAACGAGGAGGGACGACAACGACAGCAGGCGTTGGTGGCCGAACTGCAACAATACGGCATTGATGCCTTGGCCTGCGCCGGCGATGTCGCCGACCTGAATAGTCAGCAGTCCATGATTGACGCCATTGTCCATCGCTGGGGTCGCCTGGATTGTCTGGTGAATAACGCCGGTACCGCTGCGCTGCGGCGCGGGGATTTGCTGGATGTCACCCTGGAAAGTTATGATCATTGCCAGAACATCAACAGCCGGGCCATGTTTTTTCTGTGCCAAAAGGCCGCCAGGCAGATGCTCTCTCAGGGAGGGCTGAACGCGGCCTATCGCTGCATTATCAATATTACCTCCTGTAGCGCCCACATCCTTTCCATCTCCCGCGGGGAATACTGCGTCTCCAAGGCGGCGGCCAGTATGGTGACCCAACTGTTCGCATTACGCCTGGCGGACGAGGGTATCGGCGTCTATGAAATCCGCCCGGGCATTATTGAAACCGACATGACCCAAGGGGTTAAACCCAAGTACGATCAATTGATTGCCGACGGTCTGGTGCCGATGCGGCGCTGGGGACAGCCTGAGGATATCGCCAGGGTCATCCAGTCCATCGCCGCCGGGCAATTGCCGTTTACCGTCGGCCAGGTAATCGATGTGGACGGCGGCCTGGGCAAACCGCATTTCTAG
- a CDS encoding sugar phosphate isomerase/epimerase family protein produces the protein MNEPDGQLLSINTATLRRQWRLDQIIDGCARHGIRGISPWRDQVQALGLNEAGRRVRSHQLKVTGYCRGGMFPGNTAEERRLALDDNRRAVDEALELNAACLVLVVGGLPGSSRDLPCARLQVMDGLAELLEYARPAGMPLAIEPLHPMYAADRACVNTLEQANDLCDELGDEGLGLAVDVYHTWWDPKLFGQIERAGKKRLLAFHICDWLVPTRDMLEDRGMMGDGVIDIRRMRRAVEAQGYRGFHEVEIFSEKNWWRRDPDEVLETCKERHRRHC, from the coding sequence ATGAATGAGCCGGACGGCCAATTGCTCTCCATCAACACCGCCACCCTGCGCCGGCAGTGGCGCCTGGATCAGATTATCGACGGCTGCGCCCGGCACGGCATCCGCGGCATCTCCCCCTGGCGGGATCAGGTCCAGGCCCTGGGGCTCAATGAGGCCGGACGGCGGGTCCGCTCTCACCAGCTAAAGGTGACCGGCTATTGTCGCGGCGGCATGTTCCCCGGCAACACCGCCGAAGAGCGCCGTCTGGCGTTGGATGACAACCGGCGGGCGGTAGACGAGGCCCTGGAACTGAATGCCGCCTGTCTGGTGCTGGTGGTGGGGGGCTTGCCGGGTTCCTCACGGGACCTTCCCTGCGCCCGTTTGCAGGTAATGGACGGACTGGCGGAACTGCTGGAGTATGCCCGGCCGGCGGGCATGCCCCTGGCCATCGAGCCCTTGCACCCCATGTATGCCGCCGATCGGGCCTGCGTCAACACCCTTGAGCAGGCCAATGACCTGTGCGACGAACTGGGAGACGAAGGGCTCGGTCTGGCGGTGGATGTGTACCATACCTGGTGGGATCCGAAACTGTTCGGGCAGATTGAACGGGCCGGTAAAAAGCGATTGCTGGCCTTCCATATCTGCGATTGGCTGGTGCCGACCCGGGATATGCTGGAGGATCGCGGCATGATGGGGGACGGCGTCATCGATATCCGCCGCATGCGCCGGGCGGTGGAGGCCCAGGGCTACCGGGGCTTTCATGAGGTGGAAATATTTTCCGAAAAAAACTGGTGGCGGCGGGACCCGGATGAGGTGCTGGAAACCTGTAAAGAGAGACACCGCCGGCACTGCTGA
- a CDS encoding DUF1656 domain-containing protein — protein MIGEASFYGLYIPWLMLLSLATLAVFWLVRRLLFIVGFYRWVWHPALFDIAVYFLLLYGMTHVTFFVQR, from the coding sequence ATGATCGGTGAAGCCAGTTTCTACGGCCTCTATATCCCCTGGTTAATGCTGCTGTCGCTGGCCACGCTGGCGGTATTCTGGCTGGTACGGCGCCTGCTGTTTATCGTCGGCTTCTATCGCTGGGTCTGGCATCCGGCGCTGTTCGATATCGCCGTCTATTTTCTTCTGCTCTACGGGATGACTCATGTTACTTTTTTTGTTCAGCGATAA
- a CDS encoding HlyD family secretion protein, translating to MTLRTRQFIRVFITLLVTLAAIWAVLKLWDHYELAPWTRDGRVRANVVVIAPDVSGLVTDVAIQDNQRVTAGSLLFEVDHSRYALAVRQAQVALDSQRIAIAQAQREDKRNAQLGTLVPLEERERTQTRLEQAQNALAQAEVALDSAKLNLQRAQIRSPVDGIVTNLDLRQGSYATTGKPVLALVDVGSMYVEGYFEETKLPRIHIGDPVRVIPMGGHGSFTGTVQSVAAGIAERDRLTGDNLLPSVNPTFNWVRLAQRVPVRVKINASDIARQRLVAGQTVTVEVTAPNAGGIGGLTFIRQGQ from the coding sequence ATGACTTTACGCACACGCCAATTCATTCGGGTATTCATCACCTTGCTGGTCACCCTGGCGGCCATCTGGGCAGTGTTGAAACTCTGGGATCATTACGAACTGGCGCCCTGGACCCGAGATGGACGGGTACGGGCCAATGTAGTGGTCATTGCGCCGGATGTTTCCGGTCTGGTAACCGACGTGGCGATTCAGGATAACCAGCGGGTAACCGCCGGTTCGCTGCTGTTCGAGGTGGATCACAGCCGTTACGCATTGGCGGTGCGGCAGGCGCAGGTGGCCCTCGACTCGCAGCGCATCGCCATCGCCCAGGCCCAGCGCGAAGACAAACGCAACGCCCAATTGGGCACGCTGGTGCCTTTGGAGGAGCGCGAACGGACACAAACCCGCCTGGAACAGGCGCAAAACGCCCTGGCCCAGGCCGAAGTGGCGCTGGATAGCGCTAAGCTGAACCTGCAGCGAGCCCAGATCAGATCCCCCGTGGACGGTATTGTCACCAATCTCGATCTGCGGCAGGGCAGTTACGCCACCACCGGCAAACCGGTTCTGGCCCTGGTAGACGTTGGTTCGATGTATGTGGAAGGCTATTTTGAAGAGACCAAGCTGCCGCGCATTCATATCGGCGATCCGGTGCGGGTAATTCCCATGGGCGGCCACGGCTCCTTCACCGGCACCGTGCAAAGCGTCGCGGCGGGCATCGCCGAACGCGACCGGCTTACCGGCGACAATCTGCTGCCCAGCGTCAACCCTACATTTAACTGGGTACGTTTGGCGCAGCGGGTGCCGGTCCGGGTGAAAATCAATGCTTCGGATATCGCTCGCCAGCGTCTGGTGGCGGGCCAAACCGTCACCGTGGAAGTCACCGCCCCTAACGCCGGCGGCATCGGCGGCCTGACGTTTATCCGGCAGGGACAATAA
- a CDS encoding TetR/AcrR family transcriptional regulator, which yields MSADIGSKRKRDPALTQSRILAAAREEFAQKGFDGARVEKIAAVAQVNKQLLYHYFENKDRLFTRVLEDAYRDIRQQEAALALDHLPADQAVMALVEFTWRYYLAHPEFIRLLNSENQMQARHLNHSADVLHINASWLAIAKNLLARGRSEGTLRDDIDAMQLNINISALGFFYLINSATLSLVYQRDLTAAQALEDRLAVMKDTVRCWLRPISRAQA from the coding sequence ATGTCGGCTGACATCGGCAGCAAACGCAAACGCGATCCCGCCCTGACCCAAAGCCGCATTCTGGCGGCGGCCCGCGAAGAGTTTGCCCAGAAGGGTTTCGACGGCGCCCGTGTGGAAAAAATCGCCGCCGTCGCACAGGTCAATAAGCAACTGCTCTATCACTACTTTGAAAACAAAGACCGTCTGTTTACGCGGGTGCTGGAAGACGCCTACCGCGATATCCGGCAGCAGGAAGCCGCCCTGGCGCTGGATCATTTACCGGCGGATCAAGCGGTAATGGCGCTGGTGGAATTTACCTGGCGCTATTACCTGGCCCATCCGGAATTCATCCGTTTGCTCAACAGCGAAAATCAGATGCAGGCCCGTCATCTCAACCACTCCGCCGACGTGCTGCACATCAACGCCAGCTGGCTGGCTATCGCCAAAAACCTCCTGGCGCGCGGCCGCAGCGAAGGAACCCTCCGAGACGATATAGACGCCATGCAGCTGAATATCAACATTTCGGCGCTGGGCTTCTTTTACCTGATCAACAGCGCCACCCTGTCCCTGGTCTATCAACGGGACCTGACCGCCGCGCAGGCCCTGGAAGATCGCCTGGCGGTGATGAAGGATACTGTCCGCTGCTGGCTAAGACCCATTAGCCGGGCGCAGGCTTGA
- a CDS encoding FUSC family protein has protein sequence MPTIKLFSRAEIIYSLKSFTAAMLALYLASRAGLPNSFWSLLTVYVVSQPLAGMVRSKAVYRLCGTFIGSTATVFLIPTLSNAPVLLSLAMALWVSVCLFVSLMDRTPRSYTFMLAGYTAALIGFPTVQTPDLIFNTAVTRVEEISLGILCATLLHSVVLPTGLTNSVMGLLDKTLTDTRRWLKDIFSTEAPVPKEEYDAISASRLRLSVDITQLRLLATHIPYDTGNLTWTAGAVRAMQDRVAELIPTLSAVEDRLKALYKAEGSFSPDVVAVVDRISQWLMEHDPLTAGVDQAQPLTAAEFNDQRLQLRDAIQRLESGSEQTPWSRALRISLASYLEELVLKWQACMILRQDITQGMRHGVMPRRRIAAIGNRVLHRDLGMALLSSLAAFIAIGFCCLFWIMLGWDSGATAAMMAAVFCSFFAVMDDPVPAINNFLKYTFWSAPLSAIYILVLLPMVQDFGMLVLVCAPLFIVLGCYSARPALLMVALPLLFGVAGTLSSHDTDHADVITFINSTTAQLFGTFVAARVTQLFRSVGADWSARRIRKAIRRDLVVMSSGNRTHQLQIFAVRMVDRIGLLVTRIAQGEVTRNNIIARETLRDLRLGTNVIALQQARRAFPSIGFPALLAQLAALFRTAENQPAGTLLAAIDGALTEILRMPEKSAHWRTAITALVGLRHNLFPDAPVKLLAAGETA, from the coding sequence ATGCCGACGATTAAGCTGTTCTCTCGCGCCGAGATCATCTATTCCCTCAAAAGCTTTACCGCTGCCATGCTGGCGTTATATCTGGCCAGCCGCGCCGGGCTGCCCAACAGTTTTTGGTCATTATTGACGGTCTATGTCGTAAGCCAGCCGCTGGCGGGCATGGTGCGCTCAAAAGCGGTCTATCGCCTGTGCGGCACCTTTATCGGCAGCACCGCGACGGTGTTTCTGATCCCGACGCTGTCCAATGCTCCGGTGCTGTTATCCCTGGCGATGGCGCTGTGGGTTAGTGTCTGCCTGTTTGTGTCCCTGATGGACAGGACCCCCCGCTCCTATACGTTTATGCTGGCCGGTTATACCGCGGCGTTAATCGGTTTTCCCACGGTACAAACGCCTGATCTGATTTTCAACACCGCCGTGACCCGCGTGGAGGAAATCAGCCTGGGCATCCTGTGCGCGACCCTGCTGCACAGCGTGGTGCTGCCCACCGGCTTGACCAACAGCGTGATGGGCCTGCTGGATAAAACCCTGACCGATACCCGGCGCTGGCTGAAGGATATCTTTTCCACCGAGGCACCGGTTCCCAAGGAAGAATATGACGCTATATCCGCGTCCCGTCTGCGGCTGTCGGTGGATATCACCCAATTACGCCTGCTGGCCACCCATATCCCCTACGATACGGGAAACCTCACCTGGACCGCGGGGGCGGTTCGCGCCATGCAGGACCGGGTGGCGGAACTTATCCCCACGCTCTCGGCTGTGGAAGACCGGCTTAAGGCGCTGTACAAGGCCGAAGGGAGCTTCAGCCCGGACGTCGTGGCGGTGGTTGACCGCATCAGCCAGTGGCTGATGGAGCACGATCCGCTGACCGCCGGCGTTGATCAGGCCCAACCTCTTACCGCGGCGGAGTTTAACGATCAGCGCCTGCAATTAAGGGATGCCATACAGCGGCTGGAGTCTGGTTCAGAGCAGACGCCATGGTCGCGGGCGCTGAGGATTTCACTGGCAAGCTATCTGGAAGAACTGGTGTTGAAATGGCAGGCCTGCATGATATTGCGCCAGGATATTACCCAGGGGATGCGCCACGGGGTGATGCCCCGCCGCCGTATCGCCGCCATCGGTAACCGGGTGCTCCATCGCGATCTCGGCATGGCGCTGCTGTCGTCGCTGGCGGCGTTTATCGCCATCGGTTTCTGCTGTCTGTTCTGGATTATGCTCGGCTGGGATTCCGGGGCGACGGCCGCCATGATGGCGGCGGTCTTTTGCAGCTTTTTCGCGGTGATGGACGACCCGGTGCCCGCCATTAACAATTTCCTGAAATACACCTTTTGGTCAGCGCCTCTCTCGGCCATTTATATCCTGGTGCTGCTGCCCATGGTGCAGGACTTCGGCATGCTGGTGCTGGTTTGCGCGCCGCTGTTCATTGTCCTGGGCTGCTATAGCGCCCGGCCGGCCCTGCTGATGGTCGCCCTGCCGCTGCTGTTCGGCGTGGCCGGCACACTCTCGTCCCATGACACCGACCACGCGGATGTTATTACCTTTATCAACAGCACCACGGCACAACTGTTCGGCACCTTTGTGGCGGCTCGAGTGACCCAGTTATTCCGTTCAGTGGGAGCCGACTGGAGCGCCAGGCGCATCCGCAAGGCCATCCGCCGGGATCTGGTGGTCATGTCCAGCGGAAACCGCACGCATCAGCTGCAGATTTTCGCCGTCCGCATGGTGGACCGTATCGGGTTATTGGTGACCCGTATCGCCCAGGGGGAAGTCACCCGCAATAATATTATCGCCCGCGAAACCCTGCGGGATCTTCGTCTGGGCACCAATGTCATCGCCCTTCAGCAGGCGCGCAGAGCTTTTCCCTCCATCGGTTTTCCCGCCCTGCTGGCCCAATTGGCCGCCCTTTTCCGCACCGCCGAAAACCAGCCCGCGGGGACCTTACTGGCCGCCATTGACGGCGCCTTGACGGAAATCCTCAGGATGCCGGAAAAATCCGCGCACTGGCGCACCGCCATCACCGCGCTGGTGGGGCTGCGCCATAATCTGTTCCCCGACGCTCCCGTCAAACTGCTCGCCGCGGGAGAAACGGCATGA
- a CDS encoding MarR family winged helix-turn-helix transcriptional regulator: protein MTLPKNREQALMTLTVALGLLQRAYRAKADKVVAPLGLSTAMAWPLVLIGRHPEGIRPGGLSEELGIEGPSLVRSLNQLVDADLVLRQEDKVDKRAKILCLTPAGNAIRTRIEDLLNELRAELFDGVSDEDVQACLRTFCVLEKRLGINGSSSIDAEKMTDTP, encoded by the coding sequence ATGACCTTGCCAAAAAATCGCGAACAGGCATTAATGACCCTCACCGTCGCCCTGGGATTATTGCAGCGGGCATATCGGGCTAAGGCCGACAAAGTGGTGGCGCCGCTGGGCCTGTCAACCGCCATGGCCTGGCCGCTGGTGCTGATTGGCCGTCATCCGGAAGGCATTCGCCCCGGCGGCCTGTCGGAAGAGTTGGGTATCGAAGGGCCCTCGCTGGTGCGCTCGCTGAATCAGCTGGTGGATGCCGATCTGGTCCTGCGCCAGGAGGATAAGGTAGACAAACGCGCCAAAATTCTGTGCCTGACGCCTGCGGGCAACGCCATTCGGACCCGGATCGAAGACCTGCTCAACGAGCTGCGCGCCGAATTGTTCGATGGGGTATCCGACGAAGACGTCCAGGCCTGTTTGCGTACATTTTGTGTGCTTGAGAAACGTTTAGGTATCAATGGTTCCTCTTCCATCGATGCCGAGAAAATGACAGATACGCCCTGA